A stretch of the Capsicum annuum cultivar UCD-10X-F1 chromosome 8, UCD10Xv1.1, whole genome shotgun sequence genome encodes the following:
- the LOC107879365 gene encoding Werner Syndrome-like exonuclease translates to MYSSYGSTRLWHVTFGGQTIVTTVTSKAAVVNEWASEMLSKYAGKQTVVGLDSEWRPTFSPYTSNKSATLQLCIDNTCLIVQLFYLDEIPQVLKKFLANPNFIFVGVEVAEDISKLKNEYGLVGSSMADIRDVAKNKWPGRFSRPGLKELASDICGLYMPKPKHVCQSNWEARFLSEAQVEYGCIDAYASYKIGHKLLMEN, encoded by the coding sequence ATGTATTCATCTTATGGTAGCACTAGGCTCTGGCACGTCACATTTGGTGGACAAACCATTGTAACAACTGTAACTAGCAAAGCTGCTGTTGTCAATGAATGGGCTAGTGAAATGCTCTCCAAGTATGCTGGAAAACAAACTGTTGTGGGTTTAGACAGTGAATGGAGGCCCACATTTAGCCCATACACTAGCAACAAATCAGCCACTCTTCAGCTCTGCATTGACAACACGTGTCTGATTGTTCAGTTGTTTTATTTGGACGAAATACCACAAGTCCTCAAGAAATTCTTGGCTAATCCTAATTTTATATTTGTGGGTGTTGAGGTTGCTGAAGACATTTCTAAATTGAAAAATgagtatggtttggttggttcTAGCATGGCTGATATTCGTGATGTTGCTAAGAATAAGTGGCCTGGCAGGTTTTCACGTCCAGGATTGAAGGAACTTGCTAGTGACATATGTGGTCTCTATATGCCTAAGCCAAAACATGTTTGTCAAAGCAATTGGGAGGCAAGGTTTCTTAGTGAGGCCCAAGTTGAATATGGTTGCATTGATGCTTATGCTTCCTACAAAATTGGTCACAAGCTTCTTATGGAAAATTGA
- the LOC107879366 gene encoding Werner Syndrome-like exonuclease, with amino-acid sequence MHSSYGSTSSGTGTTKYNIRFDGQTIVTTVTNKAAVANEWASKMLTKYAGKQTVVGLDIEWRPNFSPYSNNKSATLQLCIDYMCLIVQLLHLDQIPQTLKNFLANPNFIFVGVEVGEDILKLKNEYGFVCSNKADIRDVAKNKWPGRYSLPGLKDLASDICGLSVPKPEHISMSNWEAMDLSISQVEYACIDAYASYKIGHKLLMES; translated from the coding sequence ATGCATTCGTCTTATGGTAGCACTAGCTCTGGCACGGGCACTACAAAATACAACATCCGATTTGACGGACAAACAATTGTAACAACTGTTACTAACAAAGCTGCTGTTGCCAATGAATGGGCTAGTAAAATGCTCACCAAGTATGCTGGAAAACAAACTGTTGTGGGCTTAGACATTGAATGGAGGCCCAATTTTAGTCCATACAGTAACAACAAATCAGCCACCCTCCAACTCTGCATTGACTACATGTGTCTGATAGTCCAGTTGTTGCATTTGGACCAAATCCCTCAGACCCTGAAGAATTTCTTGGCTAATCCTAATTTCATATTTGTAGGAGTTGAGGTTGGTGAAGACATCCTTAAACTGAAGAATGAGTATGGTTTTGTTTGTTCTAATAAGGCTGATATTCGTGATGTTGCTAAGAATAAGTGGCCTGGTAGGTATTCTCTTCCAGGTTTGAAGGATCTTGCTAGTGATATTTGTGGTCTTTCTGTGCCTAAACCAGAACATATTTCCATGAGCAATTGGGAGGCAATGGATCTTAGTATTAGCCAAGTTGAATATGCTTGCATTGATGCTTATGCTTCCTACAAGATTGGTCACAAGCTCCTTATGGAAAGTTGA
- the LOC107839719 gene encoding uncharacterized protein LOC107839719 isoform X1: MDHIPSRESDFEIDLESGGTTSDEDYGSSNNDLTGETSNKELYKVGSGFRGVQSCKGPVRNLDGSNIYNKMLSADELSLRCTEIWSNKVREEMKNLGDNKMDTEKTRKPKPPKPPRPPKGPSLDASDVKFVKEISELAIWKRRRTERIKALNKIKKESGSSSKMSILATVITILFFLIIIFQGVLGSRV; the protein is encoded by the coding sequence ATGGATCATATACCGTCAAGGGAAAGTGATTTTGAGATAGATTTGGAGAGTGGGGGAACAACTAGTGATGAAGATTATGGCAGTAGCAACAATGATCTGACTGGTGAAACTTCTAATAAAGAGTTGTATAAAGTGGGGAGTGGGTTTCGTGGAGTTCAATCATGCAAGGGACCTGTAAGGAACCTAGATGgttcaaatatatataacaaGATGTTAAGTGCTGATGAGCTTTCTCTTAGGTGTACAGAGATTTGGTCAAACAAAGTTAGGGAAGAGATGAAAAATTTGGGGGACAACAAAATGGATACCGAGAAGACAAGGAAACCAAAGCCTCCTAAACCACCTAGACCCCCAAAAGGTCCATCACTGGATGCCTCTGACGTTAAGTTCGTCAAGGAAATATCTGAGCTTGCTATATGGAAGCGTAGAAGGACCGAAAGAATTAAGGctttgaataaaattaaaaaggagAGTGGATCATCTTCGAAGATGAGTATATTAGCAACGGTGATCACAATTCTGTTCTTCTTGATTATTATATTTCAAG